A window from Lachnoanaerobaculum umeaense encodes these proteins:
- a CDS encoding PLP-dependent aminotransferase family protein — translation MKPYAELTKEELLELKESLKKEYKVMQARDLKLDMSRGKPSQEQLDISMGLMDVLSSDKDLMSENGSDCRNYGVLDGIPEAKELMGDMMEVPADNLIIYGNSSLNVMYDCISRSYTHGVMGSKPWCKLDKVKFLCIVPGYDRHFAITEYFGFENVCIPMLEDGPDMDMIEELVENDDSIKGIWCVPKYSNPTGNSYSDEVVRRFARLKPAANDFRIYWDNAYTIHHLYDLHQDHLIEILAECKRAGNPDLVYKFASTSKVTFPGSGIAALATSLNNLEDIKNQLKNQTIGHDKVNQLRHVRYFKDIHGMVEHMKKHADSLRPKFEMVIDTLEKELGGLGIASWTKPKGGYFISFDTMDGCAKEVVSKCKKAGVVMTGAGATFPGGKDPHDKNIRIAPSFPPVGDLEIAANLLCLCAKMASVDKLLGEL, via the coding sequence ATGAAACCATACGCAGAGTTGACAAAAGAAGAGCTGTTAGAGCTTAAAGAAAGCTTAAAAAAAGAATATAAGGTAATGCAGGCAAGAGACTTAAAGCTTGATATGAGTAGAGGTAAGCCTTCACAGGAACAGCTGGATATTTCTATGGGCCTTATGGATGTACTCTCATCAGATAAGGACCTTATGAGTGAGAATGGATCAGACTGTAGAAACTATGGTGTACTGGATGGTATACCTGAGGCAAAGGAACTTATGGGAGATATGATGGAGGTTCCTGCAGATAACCTTATCATATATGGAAACTCAAGTCTTAATGTAATGTATGACTGCATTTCAAGATCATATACACATGGTGTTATGGGCTCTAAGCCATGGTGCAAGCTTGACAAAGTAAAATTCCTTTGTATAGTACCGGGATATGACAGACATTTTGCTATTACAGAATATTTTGGATTTGAGAATGTATGTATACCAATGCTTGAGGATGGTCCTGATATGGATATGATAGAAGAACTGGTGGAAAATGACGATTCTATAAAGGGAATCTGGTGCGTACCTAAGTATTCCAATCCTACAGGAAATTCATACTCAGATGAAGTAGTAAGAAGATTTGCAAGATTAAAACCGGCAGCAAATGACTTTAGAATTTACTGGGATAATGCGTATACAATTCACCACCTATATGACCTTCACCAGGATCATCTTATAGAGATTCTGGCAGAATGTAAGAGAGCCGGAAACCCTGACTTAGTATATAAGTTTGCTTCAACTTCAAAGGTAACTTTTCCGGGTTCAGGAATTGCAGCACTTGCAACATCATTAAACAATCTTGAGGACATCAAAAATCAGTTAAAGAATCAGACAATAGGCCATGACAAGGTAAATCAGCTCAGACATGTGAGATATTTTAAGGATATACATGGCATGGTAGAACATATGAAAAAGCATGCTGACTCACTTAGACCAAAATTTGAGATGGTAATAGATACTCTTGAAAAAGAGCTTGGAGGACTTGGTATAGCAAGCTGGACAAAGCCAAAGGGTGGATATTTTATATCATTTGATACTATGGACGGCTGTGCAAAGGAAGTTGTATCAAAATGTAAAAAAGCAGGTGTTGTAATGACAGGTGCCGGAGCCACTTTCCCGGGTGGAAAAGATCCACATGATAAGAATATTCGCATAGCTCCTTCATTCCCACCGGTTGGTGATTTGGAAATAGCTGCAAACCTTCTTTGTTTATGTGCAAAGATGGCATCAGTAGATAAACTCCTAGGAGAATTATAA
- a CDS encoding exodeoxyribonuclease III yields MKRVMTDMASTKKMISWNVNGLRAAVTKGFLDFFRDIDADIFCIQESKLSEGQIELDLPGYYDYWNYAAKKGYSGVAIFTKDKPVNVTYGIGIEEHDNEGRVITAEYEDFYLITCYTPNSQRGLTRLDYRMTWEDAFLAYILKLEEKKPVIFCGDLNVAHKEIDLKNPKTNRKNAGFTDDERAKMDVILSSGFADSFRVLYPDKTDAYSWWSYMGGARAKNVGWRIDYFIVSDKLKDRIKEAKIHSDILGSDHCPVELDIEI; encoded by the coding sequence ATGAAGAGAGTGATGACTGATATGGCAAGTACAAAGAAAATGATTTCATGGAATGTCAACGGTCTTAGAGCTGCCGTTACCAAGGGATTTTTAGATTTTTTCAGAGATATTGATGCAGATATTTTTTGCATACAGGAGTCAAAACTCTCAGAGGGACAAATCGAGCTGGATTTGCCGGGATATTATGATTATTGGAATTATGCAGCTAAAAAAGGTTACTCAGGTGTAGCTATATTTACTAAGGATAAGCCTGTTAATGTGACCTATGGTATCGGCATAGAGGAACATGATAATGAGGGTAGAGTGATCACAGCGGAGTATGAGGATTTTTATTTGATCACCTGCTATACTCCAAACTCTCAAAGAGGACTTACAAGACTTGACTACAGAATGACTTGGGAAGATGCTTTCCTTGCCTATATCTTAAAGCTTGAAGAAAAAAAACCCGTGATATTCTGTGGTGACTTGAATGTTGCACATAAAGAGATAGATTTGAAAAATCCTAAGACTAATAGAAAAAACGCCGGATTTACAGATGATGAGAGAGCAAAGATGGATGTCATTTTGTCTTCAGGATTTGCTGACAGTTTCAGAGTATTGTATCCTGATAAAACAGATGCATATTCCTGGTGGTCCTATATGGGAGGTGCCAGAGCTAAGAATGTCGGTTGGCGTATTGACTATTTTATAGTATCTGATAAATTAAAAGATAGAATAAAGGAAGCTAAGATTCACAGCGATATCTTAGGTTCAGACCATTGTCCAGTAGAACTGGATATAGAAATATAA
- a CDS encoding SH3 domain-containing protein, protein MSLIDNVISKAREYVGVSEYPPESNNVKFNTDYYEKEVYDSSTATYPWCVTFLWDVFRMAGAEKVFCDGIKTASTETVYSHYKDKNMLFSKGQRGDIILLLTGEAGKNRRVNHAGIVVGVNTDGTYETIEGNTGNGDIANGGMVMTRKRNFDGKGYTIVGFARPDYKNQSNIQVQTDKQISNEIPISARLTIVGSGVRVRTAPNTSSSLLKNLSEGEVVKASGRIASRYNPWFHIAEGWISGKFVKGWIKDYNDNNRWWYVEKDYRYAKAEWKNISGNEYCFGKDSYLFVNCYIKSALSGVYYWVDGDGAYQKQHDTTSPNRKYRIVENYKMENAYIK, encoded by the coding sequence ATGTCTTTGATTGACAATGTAATAAGTAAGGCCAGAGAATATGTCGGAGTGAGCGAATATCCGCCTGAAAGTAATAATGTGAAGTTTAACACAGATTACTATGAGAAAGAAGTATATGATAGCAGCACTGCCACTTATCCATGGTGTGTGACCTTCCTTTGGGATGTTTTTAGGATGGCCGGAGCCGAAAAAGTTTTTTGTGACGGTATAAAAACGGCTTCTACAGAAACAGTATATAGCCATTATAAAGATAAAAATATGCTGTTTAGCAAGGGTCAAAGAGGAGATATTATCTTACTTCTAACAGGCGAAGCCGGAAAAAACAGAAGAGTAAATCATGCAGGAATAGTGGTAGGAGTAAATACGGATGGAACATATGAAACCATAGAGGGCAATACCGGAAATGGAGATATTGCAAATGGTGGTATGGTGATGACAAGGAAGAGAAACTTTGATGGAAAAGGATATACAATAGTAGGCTTTGCAAGGCCCGACTATAAAAATCAAAGTAATATACAAGTGCAAACTGATAAACAAATATCTAATGAGATTCCTATAAGTGCAAGACTTACTATAGTGGGCAGTGGTGTTAGGGTAAGAACTGCTCCTAATACCTCATCTTCATTATTGAAAAACCTTAGTGAGGGAGAAGTGGTGAAAGCAAGTGGCAGAATTGCCAGTAGATATAATCCATGGTTTCATATAGCAGAAGGGTGGATAAGCGGAAAATTTGTAAAAGGTTGGATAAAGGACTACAATGACAATAATAGATGGTGGTATGTGGAAAAAGACTACAGGTATGCTAAAGCAGAGTGGAAAAATATATCCGGTAATGAATATTGTTTCGGTAAGGACTCATATCTGTTTGTAAACTGCTATATAAAATCAGCATTAAGTGGAGTATATTATTGGGTGGATGGTGATGGAGCATATCAAAAGCAACACGATACAACATCCCCGAATAGAAAATATAGAATAGTAGAAAATTATAAGATGGAGAATGCTTACATAAAGTGA
- a CDS encoding glycosidase produces the protein MVIQSERGRSFSYPLGIIVTPSFFCIKVIRKCKCLYMNLYERNVEEPIEKIEFPLESRIGDVWFLQVNMRLKKTYEYALEDEKGCFVDEYGKCFSGRDSFGKISLMDNPMRSPVYVSDFDWECDFENSKTLNNKDLDSSFIYRLHLRGFTKSSSSKVVDKGTFKGLVGKIDYLKELEVDFVDIMPATEFDEFIRVGGSWVSLFDKDKKEKKENIRVNYWGYTNSLNFAPKASFATRKNRNPINEYKLMVKALHEAGIGVIQEFFFVNKSISHIIDVLRYWKLEYHIDGFHLTGVDCCEDIVKDPYLLDSKFIFTNKIYESKGKNIISMDYDYMNNMRRYLKGDEGMIPFISNVLDNRSSYMNFIADINGFSLADIYKYDYKHNEENGENNTDGSNMNFSWNCGFEGDTQKLQVLNLRKRMYLNAIFLLMISKGTLCIFSGDEVLQSKNGNNNTYCQDNDISYFNWKLVNKNKDFLDFVKSMLEFRKEYILGKEQKKTSIHGMQVWKPDFEYYNRQMGILIEGKQDVYIILNMHWDKHEFSLPTIKRSSDWHVLINTDDINAPFKKAETQKTEDQRNIVVEGRSCVVLVSKESAKNVNKKAR, from the coding sequence ATGGTAATTCAATCAGAGAGAGGTAGAAGTTTTTCTTATCCACTTGGCATTATTGTTACGCCCTCATTTTTTTGCATAAAGGTTATAAGAAAATGTAAGTGTCTTTATATGAACCTTTATGAAAGAAATGTAGAAGAGCCGATAGAAAAAATAGAATTTCCTTTAGAATCACGCATAGGTGATGTGTGGTTTTTGCAAGTGAATATGCGTTTAAAAAAAACATATGAGTATGCACTTGAAGATGAAAAGGGTTGCTTTGTAGATGAGTATGGTAAATGCTTCTCAGGTAGAGACAGTTTTGGAAAGATTAGCCTAATGGATAATCCTATGAGAAGTCCGGTATATGTCAGCGATTTTGACTGGGAGTGTGATTTTGAAAACTCAAAGACATTAAATAATAAGGATTTGGACAGTTCATTTATTTATAGACTCCACCTAAGAGGGTTTACAAAGTCAAGCAGTTCAAAAGTTGTAGATAAGGGAACTTTTAAAGGTCTGGTAGGTAAAATTGATTATCTAAAAGAGCTTGAAGTTGATTTTGTGGATATAATGCCTGCTACTGAGTTTGATGAATTCATAAGAGTCGGTGGAAGTTGGGTTTCGCTTTTTGATAAAGATAAGAAGGAAAAGAAAGAAAATATCAGAGTCAATTATTGGGGTTATACAAACAGTCTGAATTTTGCCCCTAAGGCAAGTTTTGCCACCAGAAAAAACAGGAATCCTATAAATGAATATAAGCTGATGGTAAAGGCATTGCATGAAGCCGGTATTGGAGTCATACAGGAATTTTTCTTTGTGAATAAAAGTATCAGTCATATAATTGATGTACTTAGATACTGGAAGCTTGAATATCATATAGACGGATTCCACCTTACAGGTGTAGATTGCTGTGAGGATATTGTTAAAGACCCATATCTACTTGATAGTAAGTTTATCTTTACAAACAAGATATATGAAAGCAAGGGTAAGAATATCATCTCTATGGATTATGATTATATGAATAATATGAGGAGATATCTAAAAGGAGATGAGGGAATGATACCATTCATTTCAAATGTACTTGATAATAGAAGTTCTTATATGAATTTCATTGCTGATATCAATGGATTTTCTCTGGCAGATATATATAAATATGATTATAAACATAATGAAGAAAATGGCGAGAATAATACAGACGGTTCAAATATGAATTTTTCTTGGAACTGTGGATTTGAGGGTGATACCCAAAAATTACAGGTGCTTAACCTTAGAAAGAGAATGTATTTGAATGCTATTTTCCTCTTGATGATATCTAAAGGTACTCTTTGTATATTTAGCGGAGATGAAGTATTACAATCAAAGAATGGTAATAATAATACATATTGTCAGGACAATGATATAAGCTATTTTAACTGGAAACTGGTAAACAAGAATAAGGATTTTTTGGACTTTGTAAAGTCCATGCTTGAATTCAGAAAAGAGTATATTCTTGGTAAGGAGCAGAAAAAGACTTCTATACATGGAATGCAGGTGTGGAAACCTGATTTTGAATACTACAACAGACAAATGGGAATACTGATAGAAGGAAAACAGGATGTATATATTATTCTAAATATGCATTGGGACAAGCATGAGTTTTCACTTCCCACTATAAAAAGAAGCAGCGATTGGCATGTATTGATTAATACAGATGATATAAATGCTCCGTTTAAAAAAGCAGAAACTCAAAAAACTGAGGATCAGAGAAATATAGTTGTGGAAGGCAGAAGTTGTGTGGTACTAGTCAGCAAGGAATCTGCGAAGAATGTTAATAAAAAAGCTAGATAA
- a CDS encoding acyl-[acyl-carrier-protein] thioesterase: protein MYSFNERIRYSELGEDGKLSLVGLLNLFQDCSTFQSEDLGLGIEYLQGKKEAWWVNTWQIDIGRLPALAEKVEIGTFAYNFRSFYGYRNFFLKDANGEFLVKADSIWFHYDLDNKRPKKPTEESLKRYLAGNETRLDMTDMVRKFDIPKEYGLGKEIIVSKNDLDTNHHMNNAVYVDKARNSIEEDFKVKKISVQYKKAAVLSDVILPRITKDEHSYFVNLADRNGDTYAIVKFEY from the coding sequence ATGTACTCATTTAATGAAAGAATCAGATACAGTGAATTGGGGGAAGATGGAAAGCTGTCTTTAGTTGGACTTTTGAATTTATTTCAAGACTGTTCAACATTCCAATCTGAGGATCTTGGACTGGGAATAGAATATCTACAAGGTAAAAAAGAAGCCTGGTGGGTGAATACATGGCAGATAGATATAGGTAGATTACCGGCATTGGCAGAAAAAGTCGAGATAGGTACATTTGCATATAATTTTAGAAGTTTCTATGGATATAGAAATTTCTTTTTAAAAGATGCCAATGGTGAGTTCTTAGTTAAAGCCGATTCCATATGGTTTCATTATGATTTGGACAATAAAAGACCTAAAAAACCTACAGAAGAATCTTTAAAAAGATATCTGGCAGGTAATGAAACAAGGCTTGATATGACAGATATGGTCAGAAAGTTCGACATACCAAAAGAGTATGGGCTTGGCAAGGAAATAATTGTCAGCAAAAATGATTTGGACACTAATCATCATATGAACAATGCTGTATATGTCGACAAGGCAAGAAATAGTATTGAAGAAGATTTTAAAGTAAAGAAAATAAGTGTACAATATAAGAAAGCGGCAGTTTTAAGTGATGTGATTTTGCCAAGGATTACAAAGGATGAGCATTCATATTTTGTAAATCTTGCAGACAGAAATGGTGATACATATGCTATCGTCAAGTTTGAATATTAA
- a CDS encoding IS1634 family transposase → MKVTTSKSKNAESFYISKSFINDKGVSTSINVRKLGTLADLLKEHGPTRDDVMKWARAEAKLETQKYKEDKIVNFSFNSSKRLQPQQQVFYRGGYLFLQYFYYKLGLHKVCRKIRDKYSFKFDINSILSDLIYSRILEPYSKRSSYSCSMDFLEPPSYQLHDVYRSLNVLGKECDLIQSETYRNSHLVGKRNDKLLFYDCTNYYFEIEDEDGIKRYGKSKEHRPNPIIQMGMFMDGDGIPLAFSLFPGNANEQTSIKPLEEKILNEFDCQKFIYCSDAGLGSEKIRKYNHMGERAFVVTQSIKKLNAQDRQWALDTKGFKRLSDDKMVDLAEISKDDETIYYKDAPYTPKDLSQRLIITYSPKYAKYQKTIREKQVDRAKLMLEKGSIKKERRNPNDPARLLGSIAVTDDGEKANVHNFLNTDKIDDEAKYDGMYAVSTDLLDDNVSEILNISEKRWQIEECFRIMKTEFEARLVFLQRADRITSHFLTCFLALIIYRYLEKFLDHKYTCEEILNTLKDFNFAYVKEQGFIPLYKRTELTDKLHEICHFNTDFEFITKSKMRTIQKQSKGK, encoded by the coding sequence ATGAAAGTTACTACATCAAAATCAAAAAATGCAGAGTCCTTCTATATTTCCAAAAGCTTTATAAATGACAAAGGGGTTAGCACCTCTATAAATGTACGCAAACTTGGTACTCTTGCTGATTTATTAAAAGAGCACGGACCCACTAGAGATGACGTTATGAAATGGGCTCGTGCTGAGGCAAAACTTGAAACACAGAAGTACAAAGAAGATAAAATAGTAAATTTTTCTTTTAACTCAAGCAAACGACTACAGCCACAGCAACAAGTCTTCTATCGTGGAGGTTATCTGTTTTTGCAGTACTTTTATTATAAACTTGGCTTACATAAAGTTTGTAGAAAGATAAGGGATAAGTATAGCTTCAAGTTTGATATCAACTCGATTTTATCGGATTTGATTTACTCCAGAATACTCGAACCTTACAGTAAACGCTCAAGTTACTCTTGTTCTATGGATTTTTTAGAGCCACCATCTTACCAATTACATGATGTATATCGCTCTTTAAATGTACTCGGTAAAGAATGTGACCTTATACAATCTGAAACTTATAGAAATAGTCATTTAGTCGGAAAACGCAATGATAAGCTTCTTTTTTATGATTGTACTAACTATTATTTTGAGATTGAGGATGAAGATGGCATTAAGAGATATGGCAAAAGCAAGGAACACAGACCAAACCCTATAATACAAATGGGTATGTTTATGGATGGTGACGGCATTCCACTTGCTTTTTCTCTATTCCCGGGAAATGCAAATGAACAAACCTCTATTAAACCACTTGAAGAAAAAATTTTAAATGAGTTTGATTGTCAAAAGTTTATTTACTGTAGTGATGCCGGACTTGGTTCAGAAAAAATAAGAAAGTACAATCATATGGGTGAAAGAGCTTTTGTAGTTACTCAATCAATAAAAAAGCTTAATGCACAGGATAGGCAATGGGCGTTAGATACTAAAGGATTCAAACGTTTATCTGATGATAAAATGGTAGATCTAGCCGAAATCTCAAAGGATGATGAGACTATATATTACAAAGATGCTCCATATACACCAAAAGATTTATCTCAAAGACTTATCATCACATATTCACCAAAATATGCCAAATACCAAAAGACTATTAGAGAAAAACAAGTTGACAGAGCTAAGTTAATGCTTGAAAAAGGCAGTATCAAAAAAGAAAGAAGAAATCCTAATGATCCGGCCAGGCTTCTTGGCAGTATTGCGGTAACTGATGATGGTGAAAAAGCAAATGTACATAACTTTCTTAATACAGACAAAATAGATGATGAGGCAAAGTATGATGGTATGTATGCCGTCTCAACAGACCTACTTGACGATAATGTAAGTGAAATACTAAATATAAGCGAAAAGCGTTGGCAAATAGAAGAATGCTTTAGAATTATGAAAACCGAGTTTGAAGCAAGACTGGTATTTTTACAAAGAGCTGATAGAATTACTTCTCACTTCTTAACCTGCTTTTTAGCCTTGATTATTTACAGATATCTTGAAAAATTTTTAGACCACAAGTATACATGCGAAGAGATTCTAAATACCTTAAAAGATTTTAATTTTGCATATGTAAAAGAGCAAGGTTTCATACCTCTATATAAACGAACAGAGCTCACAGATAAACTACATGAGATTTGTCATTTTAATACAGATTTTGAATTTATAACAAAAAGTAAAATGCGGACAATACAAAAACAAAGCAAAGGAAAATAA
- a CDS encoding gamma-glutamyl-gamma-aminobutyrate hydrolase family protein, whose translation MKRVALAGTENLTNYIEALKENDIEAVVTLDIDEAIKCDGLLIPGGGDIDPVYYGEEMDGSDEPDRDLDKAQRDILDAFVKSKKPILGICRGMQLINIYFGGSLYQDLETKDIHTRKNDNDTVHSVRSVAEGNVFEKFYGKNFNINSAHHQGAKKLGKGLKEVLQSEDGVCEAIIHEELPIIATQFHPERMSYKQRRDDAVVGEEIFKYFRSLLK comes from the coding sequence ATGAAAAGAGTAGCACTGGCGGGGACAGAAAACTTAACAAATTATATTGAGGCATTAAAAGAGAATGATATAGAAGCAGTTGTAACATTGGATATAGACGAAGCTATAAAATGTGACGGATTATTGATTCCGGGTGGTGGCGATATAGATCCGGTATACTATGGAGAAGAGATGGATGGTTCAGATGAGCCGGATAGAGATCTTGACAAAGCACAAAGAGATATACTTGATGCATTCGTAAAGTCAAAAAAACCTATACTTGGTATTTGTAGAGGTATGCAGCTTATAAATATATACTTTGGTGGAAGTCTTTATCAGGATCTGGAAACAAAGGATATACATACCAGAAAAAATGACAATGATACCGTACACAGCGTAAGAAGCGTAGCAGAAGGTAATGTATTTGAAAAATTCTATGGAAAGAACTTTAATATAAACTCTGCACATCATCAAGGTGCAAAGAAACTTGGAAAAGGCTTGAAAGAAGTATTACAATCAGAAGATGGAGTATGTGAGGCTATTATACATGAAGAATTGCCTATTATAGCTACACAATTTCATCCTGAGAGAATGTCCTATAAGCAAAGAAGAGATGATGCAGTGGTAGGAGAGGAAATTTTTAAATATTTTAGATCTCTGTTAAAATAA
- a CDS encoding CvfB family protein has translation MELGKIQILKVDRIKDFGAYLTDGSEDVLLPKKEVPENCEIGTELEVFLYRDSKDRLIATTRHPKLLVGEIGRLSVKSTTGIGAFLDIGLERDVLLPFKETVSKLQEGDEVLVYLYEDKSHRLAASAKVYSRLLSNSLYKKDDEVVGTVFEIKKMGTFVAVDDKYNGMIPPNESFEDIKVGDRLDMRVIRVREDGKLDLSPRKKAYRQLLTDADTLYNIIEDRGGRLGFDESVSPDRIKSELQLSKNAFKRAVGHLLKEGKIEIIDGDIKLK, from the coding sequence ATGGAATTAGGGAAAATACAGATTCTGAAAGTAGACAGAATAAAGGATTTTGGAGCATATCTTACTGATGGCAGTGAGGATGTACTACTGCCTAAGAAAGAAGTGCCGGAGAATTGTGAAATAGGAACTGAACTGGAGGTTTTTTTATATCGTGACAGTAAGGATAGATTGATTGCTACTACCAGACATCCAAAACTTTTGGTAGGAGAGATAGGCAGACTATCTGTAAAGTCTACAACAGGAATAGGTGCATTCCTTGATATAGGTCTTGAAAGAGATGTACTACTTCCATTTAAAGAGACAGTGAGCAAATTACAAGAAGGAGATGAGGTATTGGTATATCTGTATGAAGATAAGAGCCACAGACTTGCAGCCAGTGCCAAGGTATATTCACGCCTTTTGTCAAACAGTCTATATAAAAAAGATGACGAAGTAGTTGGTACAGTATTTGAAATCAAAAAAATGGGCACATTTGTAGCCGTAGATGATAAATACAATGGAATGATACCTCCAAATGAAAGCTTTGAGGACATCAAGGTTGGCGACAGACTGGATATGAGAGTTATCAGAGTAAGAGAGGATGGCAAGCTGGATCTTAGCCCAAGAAAGAAGGCATATAGACAGTTGCTTACAGATGCCGATACTCTTTATAATATTATAGAGGATAGAGGAGGAAGACTAGGCTTTGATGAGAGTGTTTCTCCTGATAGAATAAAGTCAGAGTTGCAACTTAGTAAGAATGCATTTAAGAGAGCGGTAGGACATCTTTTAAAAGAAGGTAAAATAGAGATAATAGATGGTGACATCAAGTTAAAATAG
- a CDS encoding ABC-F family ATP-binding cassette domain-containing protein, protein MISANGITLRLGKKALFEDVNIKFTPGNCYGLIGANGAGKSTFLKILSGQIEPTNGDIVITPGERLSFLEQDHFKYDAYTVLDTVIMGNARLYEIMKEKDAIYAKPDFTEEDGIKAADLEGEFANMNGWEAESDAAALLNGLGVDTEHHYTLMSDMPSNLKVKVLLAKALFGNPDILLLDEPTNHLDLDAIAWLEEFLINFENTIIVVSHDRYFLNKVCTMIADIDYGKIQLYAGNYDFWYESSQLMVRQMKEANRKKEEKIKELQEFIQRFSANASKSKQATSRKRALEKIELDDIKPSSRKYPYIDFRPVREIGNEVLTVENLSKTVDGEKVLDNISFVLNREDKVALVGPNEKAKTVLFKILAGEMEPDSGSYKWGLTTTQSYFPKDNTKDFSGEETIVEWLTGYSEIKDATYVRGFLGRMLFAGEDGVKKVKVLSGGEKVRCMLSKLMISGANVLILDEPTDHLDMESITALNTGLEKFKGVLIFSSRDHQVVQTTANRIMEIINGSLIDKITTYDEYLESDEMARKRFTYTVSADEESDD, encoded by the coding sequence ATGATTAGTGCAAATGGAATAACCCTTAGATTAGGGAAGAAAGCCCTTTTTGAAGATGTTAATATAAAATTTACACCTGGAAACTGCTATGGACTGATAGGTGCAAATGGTGCAGGAAAGTCAACATTCTTAAAGATACTTTCAGGGCAGATAGAACCTACAAATGGTGATATAGTAATAACACCTGGAGAGAGACTTTCATTCTTAGAGCAGGACCATTTCAAATATGATGCATATACAGTTTTAGATACTGTAATCATGGGTAATGCAAGACTGTATGAGATAATGAAGGAAAAGGATGCAATATATGCAAAGCCTGACTTTACAGAAGAAGATGGTATAAAGGCGGCAGATCTTGAAGGTGAGTTTGCAAATATGAATGGGTGGGAGGCTGAATCAGATGCGGCAGCACTTCTAAATGGACTTGGTGTAGATACTGAACATCACTACACCCTGATGAGTGATATGCCATCAAACCTTAAGGTAAAGGTACTTCTTGCAAAGGCACTTTTTGGTAATCCTGATATACTATTACTTGACGAGCCTACAAACCACTTGGATTTGGATGCTATTGCCTGGCTTGAAGAGTTCCTTATAAACTTTGAGAACACCATTATAGTGGTATCTCATGACAGATATTTCCTTAATAAAGTCTGTACAATGATTGCAGATATCGACTATGGCAAGATACAGCTCTATGCCGGAAACTATGATTTCTGGTATGAGTCAAGCCAGCTTATGGTTCGACAGATGAAGGAAGCAAACAGAAAGAAAGAAGAAAAGATTAAGGAGTTGCAGGAGTTTATTCAAAGATTCTCTGCAAATGCTTCAAAGTCAAAACAGGCTACATCCAGAAAGAGAGCCTTGGAAAAGATTGAGCTTGACGATATAAAGCCGTCTTCAAGAAAGTATCCATATATTGACTTTAGACCTGTAAGAGAGATTGGTAATGAAGTTCTTACAGTTGAAAATCTTTCAAAAACTGTTGATGGTGAGAAGGTACTTGATAACATCAGCTTTGTACTGAATAGAGAAGATAAGGTAGCACTTGTAGGACCTAATGAAAAGGCAAAGACAGTTCTTTTTAAGATACTTGCAGGAGAGATGGAGCCTGACAGCGGAAGCTATAAATGGGGACTCACCACCACACAGAGCTATTTCCCAAAGGACAATACCAAGGATTTCTCCGGTGAAGAGACAATAGTTGAATGGCTTACAGGATATTCTGAAATCAAGGATGCTACCTATGTAAGAGGCTTCCTTGGCAGAATGCTTTTTGCAGGTGAAGATGGAGTAAAGAAAGTTAAGGTACTTTCAGGAGGAGAGAAGGTTCGTTGCATGCTCTCAAAGCTTATGATAAGTGGAGCAAATGTACTTATACTTGATGAGCCTACCGACCACCTTGATATGGAGTCTATTACAGCACTCAATACAGGACTTGAAAAGTTTAAAGGCGTACTGATCTTCTCATCAAGAGACCATCAGGTAGTACAGACTACTGCAAACAGAATTATGGAGATCATTAACGGAAGTCTTATAGATAAGATAACCACATATGATGAATATCTTGAATCTGATGAGATGGCAAGAAAGAGATTTACTTATACTGTTTCAGCAGATGAAGAGAGTGATGACTGA